A stretch of the Oceanicola sp. D3 genome encodes the following:
- a CDS encoding ABC transporter ATP-binding protein has protein sequence MATEASSRPILSVENLNVGFNTRKGMFDVLHGVSFELHRGKTTAIVGESGSGKSVTARAILNMVPRPGQINGGRVLFRPSKGSETDTTALDPRGKEIRDIRGGKIGMIFQEPMSSLSPVHTIGNQIIEAIRLHRTCTKHEAREIARGMLEQVEIPKPDKALDQYAFEFSGGMRQRAMIAMALSCRPDVLIADEPTTALDVTTQAEILDLMRKLQVELDMAIMFITHDMGVVAEIADEVVVMEKGHVVETGDTGPLFAHQQHPYTKRLLGAVKRLEEPAAAKVRPAADAPEILRVEDLKLKFEKREGFLQRVTDVTKAVDGVSFSLREGEALGIVGESGSGKTTVGRCIARVYDPEGVVDYRGSDLVKAGRAEMQSYRQQIRMIFQDPFASLNPRMTVKQLIAEPLVVNGVASGQELEDRVAKLLTEVGLSPEMMERYPHAFSGGQRQRIVVARAIALEPKLVIADEPTSALDVSIRTQVLDLLLRLQAEMGLSFIFISHDMAVIRYFCDRVAVMYQGKIVEIGETEQIITDPQHPYTKALLSSVPIADPSLRGTRQRHRYLGNGA, from the coding sequence ATGGCCACTGAAGCAAGCAGCCGACCTATACTATCGGTCGAAAACCTTAACGTCGGGTTTAACACCCGGAAGGGCATGTTCGATGTGCTCCACGGCGTGAGCTTCGAGCTGCACCGGGGCAAGACGACGGCCATCGTGGGCGAGAGCGGCTCGGGCAAATCCGTTACGGCACGGGCGATCCTGAACATGGTGCCACGCCCCGGACAGATCAACGGCGGGCGCGTGCTGTTCAGGCCCTCGAAGGGCAGCGAAACCGACACCACCGCGCTGGACCCGCGCGGCAAGGAGATCCGCGATATTCGCGGCGGCAAGATCGGGATGATCTTTCAGGAGCCGATGAGCAGCCTGAGCCCGGTGCATACCATCGGCAACCAGATCATCGAGGCGATCCGCCTGCACCGGACCTGCACCAAGCATGAAGCCCGCGAGATTGCCCGGGGGATGCTGGAGCAGGTGGAAATTCCGAAGCCCGATAAGGCGCTGGACCAATACGCCTTCGAGTTTTCCGGCGGGATGCGTCAGCGGGCGATGATTGCAATGGCGCTCTCGTGCCGCCCCGATGTGCTGATCGCCGATGAGCCGACCACGGCGCTGGATGTGACCACACAGGCCGAGATCCTCGACCTAATGCGCAAGCTGCAAGTGGAGCTGGACATGGCGATCATGTTCATCACCCACGACATGGGCGTGGTTGCCGAAATCGCCGATGAGGTGGTGGTGATGGAGAAGGGGCATGTGGTGGAAACCGGCGACACCGGTCCGCTCTTTGCCCACCAGCAGCACCCTTATACCAAACGCCTGCTTGGCGCTGTCAAACGGCTGGAAGAGCCCGCCGCCGCCAAGGTGCGCCCGGCAGCCGATGCGCCCGAGATTTTGCGAGTGGAAGACCTGAAGCTGAAGTTCGAGAAGCGCGAGGGCTTCCTTCAGCGGGTGACCGATGTGACCAAGGCGGTTGACGGTGTGAGCTTTTCGCTCCGTGAGGGGGAGGCGCTTGGCATCGTTGGCGAATCCGGCTCGGGCAAAACGACCGTGGGGCGCTGCATTGCGCGGGTTTATGACCCGGAAGGCGTGGTGGATTATCGCGGGTCCGACTTGGTGAAGGCGGGCCGCGCGGAGATGCAGAGCTATCGCCAGCAGATCCGGATGATCTTTCAGGATCCCTTCGCTTCGCTCAACCCGCGCATGACCGTGAAACAGCTGATCGCCGAGCCGCTGGTGGTGAACGGGGTGGCCAGCGGGCAGGAGCTGGAGGACCGGGTGGCCAAGCTGCTCACCGAGGTTGGCCTTTCGCCCGAGATGATGGAACGTTACCCCCACGCCTTCTCGGGCGGGCAACGGCAGCGGATCGTGGTGGCGCGTGCGATTGCACTGGAGCCCAAGCTGGTGATCGCCGATGAGCCGACCTCGGCGCTGGATGTGTCGATCCGCACGCAGGTGCTCGACCTTCTACTGCGCCTTCAGGCCGAGATGGGCCTCAGCTTTATCTTCATCAGCCACGACATGGCGGTGATCCGCTATTTCTGCGACCGGGTGGCGGTGATGTATCAAGGCAAGATCGTCGAGATCGGGGAGACCGAGCAGATCATCACCGATCCGCAGCATCCCTACACCAAGGCCCTGCTGAGCTCTGTGCCCATTGCCGACCCAAGCCTGCGCGGCACCCGCCAGCGGCATCGCTACCTGGGCAACGGCGCATGA
- a CDS encoding alpha/beta hydrolase has product MKLAEGIDEVIALGDFPTPEDAAAYWNEGVAKAPFEDLTYEGGAGQPQAARLYRGGDAGTLLYIHGGGWAGGSIALHEPSAAGMALESGWDVLSISYRLAPAHPYPAGLEDCRAALAWLAAKGGKVAIGGASAGANLALATALSTDAELAGLVLFYGVFGDDFETESYRRHENGPGLTRARMRELFAMYDPKETRDELIAPLKADLRGLPPALLVAAEVDVLLSENSAMAQALNSAGVPTQWHVEPGVTHGFINRGRLVPAANACISRAATFLRETLK; this is encoded by the coding sequence ATGAAGCTTGCGGAAGGCATAGACGAGGTGATCGCGCTGGGAGACTTCCCAACGCCTGAGGATGCCGCTGCCTATTGGAATGAGGGCGTGGCCAAGGCGCCCTTTGAAGACCTGACCTATGAGGGTGGCGCGGGCCAGCCGCAGGCGGCGCGGCTTTACCGGGGCGGGGATGCGGGCACGCTGCTTTACATTCATGGTGGCGGATGGGCCGGAGGCTCGATTGCCCTGCATGAGCCCTCTGCCGCCGGGATGGCGCTGGAGAGCGGTTGGGACGTGCTCAGCATCAGCTACCGCCTCGCCCCGGCCCACCCCTACCCCGCCGGGCTGGAAGATTGCCGCGCGGCGCTGGCATGGCTGGCGGCGAAGGGCGGCAAGGTGGCGATTGGCGGCGCCTCGGCGGGGGCCAACCTTGCGCTCGCCACGGCCCTTTCAACCGACGCTGAGCTGGCCGGGCTGGTGCTGTTTTACGGCGTGTTCGGCGATGACTTTGAGACCGAAAGCTATCGCCGCCACGAGAACGGCCCTGGCCTTACCCGCGCCCGGATGCGCGAGCTCTTCGCCATGTATGACCCCAAAGAGACGCGCGACGAGTTGATCGCGCCCCTCAAGGCCGACCTGCGCGGCCTTCCTCCCGCGCTGCTTGTCGCTGCCGAAGTTGACGTGTTGCTCAGTGAAAACAGTGCCATGGCGCAGGCGCTCAACAGCGCGGGAGTGCCTACACAATGGCACGTCGAACCGGGCGTGACCCACGGATTCATCAATCGCGGCAGGCTCGTGCCCGCCGCCAATGCCTGCATCAGCCGGGCTGCCACATTTCTCAGGGAGACCCTCAAATGA
- a CDS encoding enolase C-terminal domain-like protein — MKIERVEAITFTHRTYTQRDSDGHNHPGPEGTGTSSLLRIICEDGSEGRAVCRPVDVREDVLERFVRPNLIGEDPLLIDRAWYAIYHWQRLSGGALSDRTLTAVDLALWDLLGKQAGQPVWKLLGAVRPKILAYGSTMCGDDMEGGLATPEDYARFAEWLMGRGYKAIKLHGWMTPMPGAPDVRLDYKACAAVREVVGEGFPLMLDPHHFYSRSETLWMAKKLEELDFLWMEEPMEEASMSSYKWLTANTGLNILGPETMTGKHWTRGEWVKHDACDMVRTGVWDVGGISPAMKCAHMAECFHMACEVHGTGAGNLAVALASHNCTYYERGLLHPFTDYDAPADYQNRVDDEMDEDGYVHGREEPGLGQDINMDYIEANRVNHD, encoded by the coding sequence ATGAAAATCGAGCGCGTCGAGGCAATCACCTTTACCCATCGCACCTATACCCAGCGTGACAGTGACGGGCACAACCACCCCGGCCCTGAGGGCACCGGCACCTCCTCGCTGCTGCGGATCATCTGCGAGGACGGCAGCGAGGGCCGTGCCGTGTGCCGCCCCGTGGATGTGCGCGAGGATGTGCTGGAGCGCTTTGTGCGGCCCAACCTGATCGGGGAGGATCCGCTGCTGATCGACCGGGCGTGGTATGCGATTTATCACTGGCAGCGGCTGAGTGGCGGCGCGCTGAGCGACCGGACGCTGACGGCGGTGGACCTTGCCCTGTGGGATCTGCTGGGCAAACAGGCCGGCCAGCCGGTGTGGAAGCTGCTCGGCGCCGTGCGCCCGAAAATCCTCGCCTATGGCTCGACCATGTGCGGCGACGACATGGAGGGTGGGCTTGCGACGCCCGAGGATTATGCCCGCTTTGCCGAGTGGCTGATGGGGCGCGGGTACAAGGCAATCAAGCTGCATGGCTGGATGACCCCGATGCCCGGCGCGCCGGATGTGCGGCTGGATTACAAGGCCTGCGCCGCCGTGCGCGAGGTGGTGGGCGAGGGCTTTCCGCTTATGCTGGATCCGCATCACTTTTACTCGCGCTCCGAGACGCTCTGGATGGCCAAGAAGCTGGAAGAGCTGGATTTTCTGTGGATGGAAGAGCCGATGGAGGAGGCCTCCATGAGCTCTTACAAATGGCTCACGGCCAACACCGGGCTCAACATCCTTGGCCCCGAGACCATGACCGGCAAGCATTGGACGCGGGGCGAATGGGTGAAGCACGACGCCTGCGACATGGTCCGCACCGGGGTGTGGGACGTGGGCGGGATCAGCCCTGCCATGAAATGCGCGCATATGGCCGAGTGCTTCCACATGGCCTGCGAGGTGCATGGCACAGGCGCGGGCAACCTCGCGGTGGCGTTGGCCTCGCACAATTGCACCTATTACGAGCGCGGGCTGCTGCACCCCTTCACCGATTACGACGCGCCTGCCGACTACCAGAACCGGGTCGACGACGAGATGGACGAGGACGGCTATGTGCACGGCCGCGAGGAGCCGGGGCTGGGGCAGGACATCAACATGGACTACATCGAAGCCAACCGGGTGAACCATGACTGA
- a CDS encoding enolase C-terminal domain-like protein has product MTDLRIADVRVTPIAFFDPPLLNNAGCHQPFALRSVIEVETEDGVVGLGESYGTKAVVDGIAAVGAAMVGRKVTDLNALWAAARAPGEARAEGYTGKEAIVPRVVAAIEVAMWDALGKATGQRVVDLLGGQVRDRVPFSAYLFYKFAAHADGTGDDWGEALTPEGLVEQARKMIAENGFKAIKLKAGVLEPEEEIAGLEALREAFPDAPLRIDPNGGWTVETTLKLLPRLTGLVEYLEDPTAGLSENAQVQAATDIPLATNMYVVENAHLPPNMAQDAFRVILSDHHYWGGLAACRQLAHICDLWGLGLGMHSNSHLGISLAAMTHLAAATPNLTYDCDTHQPWQTDEVIAGGKLAFEGGSLTVPEGPGLGVTLDREALKRLHGNYNACGYTVRDDASEMKKHWPDWTFGRPKF; this is encoded by the coding sequence ATGACTGACCTGCGCATCGCGGACGTTCGCGTTACCCCCATCGCCTTTTTCGACCCGCCGCTGTTGAACAACGCGGGATGCCACCAGCCCTTCGCGCTGCGCTCGGTCATCGAGGTGGAGACGGAAGACGGCGTGGTGGGGCTGGGTGAGAGCTATGGCACCAAGGCCGTGGTTGATGGCATCGCCGCCGTGGGCGCGGCGATGGTGGGGCGCAAGGTGACGGACCTTAACGCGCTTTGGGCCGCAGCGCGTGCGCCGGGCGAAGCGCGGGCCGAGGGCTACACCGGCAAGGAAGCGATTGTGCCCCGCGTGGTGGCGGCGATCGAGGTGGCGATGTGGGACGCGCTCGGCAAGGCAACCGGGCAGCGCGTGGTGGACCTGCTCGGCGGGCAGGTGCGCGACCGCGTGCCATTCTCGGCCTATCTTTTCTACAAATTCGCGGCCCATGCCGATGGCACTGGGGATGACTGGGGCGAGGCACTCACGCCCGAAGGGCTTGTGGAACAAGCGCGGAAGATGATTGCCGAGAATGGCTTCAAGGCGATCAAGCTGAAGGCCGGGGTGCTGGAGCCGGAGGAAGAGATTGCCGGGCTGGAAGCGCTGCGGGAGGCCTTTCCGGACGCGCCCTTGCGGATTGATCCGAATGGCGGCTGGACGGTGGAGACCACACTGAAGCTGTTGCCCCGGCTTACCGGGTTGGTGGAATACCTTGAAGATCCAACCGCCGGCCTGAGCGAGAATGCCCAGGTGCAGGCGGCAACGGATATTCCGCTGGCGACCAATATGTATGTGGTTGAAAACGCGCATCTTCCGCCGAACATGGCGCAGGATGCCTTTCGGGTGATCCTGAGCGATCACCACTATTGGGGCGGGCTCGCGGCCTGCCGCCAGCTGGCGCATATCTGCGATCTCTGGGGGCTGGGGCTTGGGATGCATTCCAACTCGCACCTCGGGATCAGCCTTGCCGCGATGACCCATCTGGCCGCCGCCACGCCGAACCTGACCTATGACTGCGACACCCATCAACCGTGGCAGACGGACGAGGTGATCGCGGGGGGCAAGCTGGCGTTTGAAGGCGGCTCGCTGACCGTGCCGGAGGGGCCGGGGCTGGGGGTGACGCTGGATCGGGAGGCGCTGAAGCGGCTGCACGGCAACTACAACGCCTGCGGCTACACGGTGCGCGACGACGCCAGCGAGATGAAGAAGCACTGGCCGGACTGGACCTTCGGGCGGCCCAAGTTCTGA
- a CDS encoding GntR family transcriptional regulator — translation MNDQDSFTDVITRLGIGGETKTAPQTAAARTLDSLRRRIISLQLPPDTVLTRSELAREYGVSQTPLRDALQKLEAEGLVDIFPQSKTVVTRINPDEIEEAHFLRRSVEIEVVRKLAGQISDSTLTRLQTLVSMQEMVVANGDDISAFQDIDDAFHQALLAAAGYGGLHRLIRSRSGHLNRLRRLDMWDDEKVQRIIREHKQVIEALRSGDADGAVSAVRTHLSQTIKRLDRLRAEHPTYFPD, via the coding sequence ATGAACGATCAGGACAGTTTTACAGACGTTATCACCCGCCTCGGCATCGGCGGTGAAACCAAGACCGCGCCGCAAACCGCTGCGGCCCGCACCCTCGATTCCCTGCGCCGCCGGATCATCTCGCTCCAGCTCCCGCCCGATACCGTGCTCACCCGCTCCGAACTGGCCCGCGAATACGGCGTCAGCCAGACGCCGCTGCGCGACGCGCTGCAAAAGCTCGAAGCCGAGGGGCTGGTCGATATCTTTCCGCAGAGCAAAACGGTGGTGACGCGGATCAATCCTGACGAGATCGAAGAGGCCCATTTTCTGCGCCGCTCGGTCGAGATCGAGGTGGTCCGCAAGCTCGCCGGCCAGATCAGCGACAGCACCCTGACCCGCCTGCAAACCCTCGTGTCCATGCAGGAAATGGTGGTCGCCAATGGCGATGACATCTCTGCCTTTCAGGACATAGACGACGCCTTCCACCAAGCCCTGCTCGCGGCGGCGGGCTATGGCGGGCTGCACCGGTTGATCCGCTCCCGCTCGGGCCATCTCAACCGCCTGCGCCGCCTTGATATGTGGGATGACGAGAAGGTTCAGCGCATCATCCGCGAGCACAAGCAGGTCATCGAAGCCCTGCGCTCCGGCGATGCCGATGGCGCCGTCAGCGCGGTGCGCACGCACCTCAGTCAAACCATCAAGCGCCTCGACAGGCTGCGCGCCGAACATCCCACCTACTTCCCTGATTGA
- a CDS encoding ribonuclease activity regulator RraA, with product MSFTEEIRERLMGVSVATLATALYKRGLRNQVLQDVHPVAVKGRNMVGPAFTLRYIPAREDRNQLVVFRDPDHPQRQAMEQCPEGHVMVMDSRKDPRAASSGDILITRLMVRGGAGVVTDGGFRDAGTIAKLDIPAYHNRPSSPTNLTLHEAIEINGPIGCGDVAVFPGDVIVGDYDSVIVIPAEIADEVSKEAVEMTAYEDFVVEQVKGGATIIGLYPATDESNLAKFETWRKENNR from the coding sequence ATGTCGTTCACTGAGGAAATTCGCGAGCGGCTGATGGGCGTCTCCGTCGCCACGCTTGCCACAGCGCTCTACAAGCGCGGTTTGCGCAACCAGGTGCTGCAGGATGTGCATCCGGTTGCCGTGAAGGGGCGCAACATGGTCGGGCCGGCGTTTACGCTGCGCTACATTCCGGCGCGGGAAGATCGGAACCAACTGGTCGTCTTCCGCGACCCGGACCATCCGCAGCGCCAAGCGATGGAGCAGTGCCCGGAAGGCCATGTGATGGTGATGGACAGCCGGAAAGACCCGCGCGCCGCATCATCGGGCGACATTCTTATCACCCGGTTAATGGTGCGCGGCGGCGCGGGCGTGGTCACCGATGGCGGCTTTCGCGATGCGGGCACCATCGCCAAGCTCGACATCCCGGCCTACCACAACCGCCCCTCCTCCCCGACCAACCTCACGCTGCACGAGGCGATCGAGATCAACGGTCCGATCGGCTGCGGTGACGTGGCCGTTTTCCCCGGCGACGTGATCGTGGGCGACTACGACAGCGTCATCGTGATCCCGGCGGAGATTGCCGATGAGGTGAGCAAGGAGGCGGTGGAGATGACCGCCTATGAAGATTTTGTGGTGGAACAGGTGAAGGGCGGCGCGACGATCATCGGCCTCTACCCGGCCACCGACGAAAGCAACCTGGCCAAGTTTGAAACTTGGCGCAAAGAGAACAATCGCTGA
- a CDS encoding 5-dehydro-4-deoxyglucarate dehydratase translates to MLDNNDLQARIRTGLLSFPVTPFGADGEFAADPFRKHLEWLSDYEVAGLIVAGGTGEMFSLTPQEIVDVVKVAKAAQPGQPIIAGCGYGTRMACELAQGIEAAGGDGILLLPHYLIGAPEAGIEAHIKAVCDSTKMAVIVYNRGQARVTEGMIERLAEQCPNMIGFKDGTGDIDTVRRITVRMGERLSYIGGMPTHELFAQAYRGAGMPTYSSAVFNFVPETALEFHAAFTAGDDAKCEQMLTDFYYPFAKIRDRQTGYAVSAIKAGVRLRGFEAGPVRSPLTDLTDEEMGLMEELMSGRK, encoded by the coding sequence ATGCTCGACAACAACGACCTTCAGGCCCGCATTCGCACCGGGCTGCTCTCATTTCCGGTCACGCCCTTTGGCGCGGATGGCGAATTTGCGGCCGATCCGTTCCGCAAGCACCTTGAATGGCTGAGCGACTATGAGGTGGCAGGGCTGATCGTGGCGGGCGGCACGGGGGAGATGTTTTCGCTTACGCCGCAAGAGATTGTGGATGTGGTGAAGGTCGCCAAGGCGGCCCAGCCGGGCCAGCCGATCATTGCCGGTTGCGGCTATGGCACGCGGATGGCCTGCGAGTTGGCCCAAGGGATCGAGGCCGCCGGGGGCGACGGCATTCTGCTGCTGCCGCATTACCTGATCGGCGCGCCGGAGGCCGGGATCGAGGCGCATATCAAGGCCGTTTGCGACAGCACCAAGATGGCGGTGATCGTTTACAACCGCGGTCAGGCGCGGGTGACGGAAGGGATGATCGAGCGGCTGGCAGAGCAGTGCCCGAACATGATCGGCTTCAAGGACGGCACCGGCGATATCGACACTGTGCGCCGCATCACCGTGCGGATGGGCGAGCGCCTCAGCTACATTGGCGGGATGCCGACGCATGAGCTTTTCGCCCAAGCCTACCGGGGCGCGGGGATGCCGACCTACAGCTCGGCGGTGTTCAACTTTGTGCCCGAGACGGCGCTGGAGTTTCATGCCGCCTTCACTGCCGGCGACGATGCCAAATGCGAGCAGATGCTGACGGATTTCTACTATCCCTTCGCCAAGATCCGCGACCGGCAGACGGGCTATGCCGTCTCTGCGATCAAGGCAGGCGTGCGGCTGCGGGGCTTTGAGGCCGGGCCGGTGCGCAGCCCGCTCACAGACCTGACCGACGAGGAAATGGGGCTGATGGAAGAGCTGATGTCGGGCCGCAAATAA
- a CDS encoding TRAP transporter substrate-binding protein, with product MTFRTLAKTVSTLAVAAVVGAIATGAMAAERTLKIQTSSNASHASLAYLNEQWVPKLETMTGGSLGVELLPVDAVVPRRETAEAIGVGILDGDLTSINYFAGVDPAFALMGDLIAGYDSADQIQAYCAQGGGKEMLQKLFDAHYPGVHVVGCGAYAREAFVSKVPVRTVEDLKGLKIRSPEGLAADVFKRAGAAPVSMSGSETYGALEKGVIDAADNSAYANNDANGMHKIAKYPIFPGIHSTPILQFTVSQQAWDEMSETEQVALETWYLAAYNGLRRHMDRLDRQLVARDKAAGELEVIDWSQEERDKFRVIAQEAWSDFASQTELAQEVYDSHIAFMKEAGLL from the coding sequence ATGACTTTTAGAACCCTCGCCAAGACCGTCAGCACCCTAGCGGTGGCAGCGGTTGTGGGCGCCATCGCCACGGGCGCCATGGCGGCCGAGCGCACGCTGAAAATTCAGACCAGTTCCAACGCCAGCCACGCCTCGCTGGCCTATCTCAACGAGCAATGGGTGCCCAAGCTGGAGACCATGACCGGCGGATCGCTGGGTGTGGAGCTGCTGCCGGTGGATGCGGTTGTGCCGCGCCGCGAAACCGCCGAAGCCATCGGCGTTGGCATCCTCGACGGGGATCTCACCTCGATCAACTATTTCGCCGGGGTCGACCCGGCCTTCGCGCTGATGGGCGACCTGATCGCGGGCTACGACAGCGCCGACCAGATCCAGGCCTATTGCGCACAGGGTGGCGGCAAGGAAATGCTGCAAAAGCTTTTTGACGCCCATTATCCGGGTGTGCACGTGGTTGGTTGCGGGGCCTACGCCCGCGAGGCCTTTGTTTCGAAGGTGCCGGTGCGCACGGTCGAAGACCTGAAGGGCCTGAAGATCCGCTCGCCGGAGGGGCTGGCTGCCGATGTGTTCAAGCGGGCTGGCGCTGCGCCGGTTTCGATGAGCGGCTCGGAGACTTATGGCGCACTGGAGAAGGGCGTGATCGACGCCGCCGACAACAGCGCCTATGCCAACAACGATGCCAACGGGATGCACAAGATCGCCAAATACCCGATCTTCCCCGGCATCCACTCCACCCCGATCCTGCAGTTCACCGTCAGCCAGCAGGCATGGGACGAGATGAGCGAAACCGAGCAGGTGGCGCTGGAGACGTGGTATCTGGCCGCCTACAACGGCCTACGCCGTCACATGGACCGGCTCGACCGTCAGCTGGTGGCGCGTGACAAGGCCGCCGGTGAGCTGGAAGTCATCGACTGGAGCCAGGAAGAGCGCGACAAGTTCCGCGTGATCGCTCAGGAAGCCTGGAGCGATTTTGCCTCCCAGACCGAGCTGGCGCAGGAAGTCTATGACAGCCACATCGCCTTCATGAAAGAAGCCGGGCTGCTCTGA
- a CDS encoding TRAP transporter large permease subunit, producing MSQRYEEAVEAAHTGIADQDPLHEEQDVAMEEYTPVDHFSHISGIAVSTFYMVAALATLWEVFSRYVLNEPTYWAFETVMVTVAAAWMLSAGYVTMKRRHIAITVIHNIASPGVRWWLDLFAMVVGVFALYMLLTDASVRAYDSILRVEKSGSAFNSPLPFMMKGLMVVGAFMYLAQLMVNLNRHLSSGWAKLIVKAVALYFILYFSAAFLSHVLEIQLFAGFTDFISGLGASMDPSKALQLRSMDLGTISLIMVVLLIALMMTGMPLGIVTLFVSVIMAVGFFGPRGLFLVSSNAAGLLEHYSLVAVPFFVLMASILERAGIAEDLFDAMAIFAGNLRGGVAVQTTVVAVILAAMSGVMGGEIVMLGLVALPQMFRLGYDRKLSIGLICAAGALATLIPPSIITIVYGVSAEVGIGDLFMAGAIPGIMLATFYAGYVLIRVNITPSMAPTAAEVEKITGSKKKLSRERMTAVVLCIILIGMVMGSIYGGVASVTESAAVGCIGALFIAAVRNRFNWAVISASLLGTMTTVGTIIWLVLGAVSFVGIFNLVGGGDFIRSLFLNLGLSAMGTVIVMMLILMVLGTFMEWIAIVLITVPVFAPVVMTLAPELGLTEDQAKIWFGILFVMNIQIYFLSPPFGPACFWLKSVAPKDVTLQEIFLAVLPFIALQITGLVLVMMFPQIALFLPELLN from the coding sequence ATGAGCCAGCGATACGAAGAGGCCGTGGAGGCCGCCCACACGGGCATAGCCGATCAGGATCCGCTGCATGAAGAGCAGGACGTGGCGATGGAGGAGTATACTCCCGTCGACCATTTCAGCCATATCAGCGGCATTGCCGTGTCGACCTTTTACATGGTCGCCGCGCTGGCCACCCTCTGGGAAGTGTTCTCGCGCTACGTGCTGAACGAGCCGACCTATTGGGCCTTTGAAACCGTGATGGTCACCGTTGCCGCCGCGTGGATGCTCTCGGCCGGTTACGTGACGATGAAGCGGCGGCACATCGCGATCACCGTTATCCACAACATCGCCAGCCCCGGCGTGCGCTGGTGGCTGGACCTCTTTGCCATGGTTGTCGGGGTCTTTGCGCTTTATATGCTGCTGACCGACGCCTCGGTGCGGGCCTATGACAGCATTCTGCGGGTCGAGAAATCGGGCTCTGCCTTCAACTCGCCGCTGCCCTTCATGATGAAGGGGCTGATGGTTGTTGGCGCCTTCATGTACCTCGCGCAGCTGATGGTAAACCTGAACCGGCATCTGTCGTCGGGCTGGGCCAAGCTGATCGTCAAGGCGGTGGCGCTCTACTTCATCCTCTACTTCTCCGCCGCCTTCCTCAGCCATGTGCTGGAGATCCAGCTGTTTGCCGGATTTACCGATTTCATCAGCGGGCTGGGCGCGTCGATGGACCCCTCGAAGGCCTTGCAGCTGCGCAGCATGGATCTGGGCACGATCTCCCTGATCATGGTGGTGCTGCTGATCGCGCTGATGATGACGGGCATGCCGCTGGGCATCGTGACGCTCTTCGTGTCGGTCATCATGGCGGTGGGCTTCTTCGGGCCACGCGGCCTTTTCCTTGTGTCGTCCAATGCGGCGGGGCTGCTGGAGCATTACAGCCTCGTTGCGGTGCCGTTCTTCGTGCTGATGGCCTCGATCCTTGAGCGGGCGGGCATTGCCGAAGACCTGTTTGACGCGATGGCGATCTTTGCTGGCAACCTGCGCGGCGGCGTGGCGGTGCAAACCACGGTGGTGGCCGTGATCCTTGCGGCCATGTCGGGCGTGATGGGCGGCGAAATCGTGATGCTGGGCCTTGTGGCGCTGCCGCAGATGTTTCGGCTCGGGTATGACAGAAAGCTCTCCATCGGCCTCATCTGCGCGGCGGGCGCGCTGGCTACGCTCATTCCGCCCTCGATCATCACCATCGTTTACGGTGTTTCTGCCGAGGTGGGCATTGGCGACCTGTTCATGGCGGGGGCCATTCCGGGCATCATGCTGGCGACCTTCTATGCCGGTTACGTGCTGATCCGGGTGAATATCACCCCCTCGATGGCGCCGACCGCCGCCGAGGTGGAAAAGATCACCGGCAGCAAGAAGAAGCTCTCGCGCGAGCGGATGACGGCGGTGGTGCTCTGCATCATCCTGATCGGCATGGTGATGGGCTCGATCTATGGCGGTGTTGCCTCGGTCACCGAGTCTGCCGCCGTGGGCTGCATCGGCGCGCTGTTCATCGCCGCCGTGCGCAACCGCTTCAACTGGGCCGTCATCTCGGCCTCGCTGCTGGGCACCATGACCACCGTGGGCACGATCATCTGGCTGGTGCTCGGCGCGGTGAGCTTTGTGGGGATCTTCAACCTCGTTGGCGGTGGCGACTTCATCCGCTCGCTGTTCCTCAACCTCGGGCTCTCGGCCATGGGGACGGTGATTGTGATGATGCTGATCCTGATGGTGCTGGGCACCTTCATGGAGTGGATCGCCATCGTGCTGATCACCGTGCCGGTCTTTGCCCCGGTTGTCATGACGCTAGCGCCGGAACTGGGACTTACAGAGGACCAGGCGAAAATCTGGTTTGGCATCCTCTTTGTCATGAACATCCAGATCTACTTCCTGTCACCGCCCTTTGGCCCGGCTTGCTTCTGGCTGAAGTCGGTGGCACCCAAAGATGTGACATTGCAGGAGATCTTCCTTGCGGTTCTGCCGTTCATCGCGCTCCAGATCACCGGGCTGGTGCTGGTCATGATGTTCCCGCAGATCGCCCTCTTCCTGCCCGAACTTCTGAATTGA
- a CDS encoding dihydroxy-acid dehydratase yields the protein MIGRDSHQDLNGYGIWPWVLGLVLVAVIITVMFTFAHPIS from the coding sequence ATGATCGGACGTGACAGCCACCAAGACCTCAACGGCTATGGCATCTGGCCATGGGTGCTTGGCCTTGTCCTTGTCGCCGTGATCATCACCGTGATGTTCACATTCGCCCATCCGATTTCCTGA